The genome window CTTTTACTAAATTTGAGATTTCTACGTAACGTTCGTCTAAGTTCATAATGCGTTAATAAGTAATAACTGATCACTGAATCTTCAGTGCTATTTAAAGAATGTGGTCTCACGATCGATGATCTTCGCCACTTTCGCTAAAGCCGAGCGACGACGTCCCTTCGCTGGCTGTAATGGATACACGGAGAAATCGATGGGCATGACATCTGGTAGATCCACAACGTCGTCACTATCACTCAAAGACTTCGACTCCTCGTTTAAGTTTACCATGTATTTGGAGATGTCATTACGCAGGCGGCGAAACTCCGGATTGGTATTCAACGTGGTGCGATTGCGAGGACGCTCTAGATTGACCGGAAACGGAGTGTCGAGCGTCGCACTCGGCCCCATCGTCAATGGCACAATACGATCGGCCATCAACACGGCTTCATCCACGTCATTGGTAATCATCACGATGGTGCGCTTATCGTCTTCCCAGATGCGAATAATTTCATCTTGAATGACGGCACGCGTCAGCGCATCCAGTGCGGAGAGCGGCTCATCGAGTAGCAAGACTTCAGGCTTCATCGCCAAGGTGCGCGCCAACGATGCGCGTTGGCGCATACCGCCGGAGAGCTCCGATGGCTTCTTATCCAATGCCGGCGTGAGGCTCACCATCGCCACATATTTCTCAACATGCTCGCGCAGTTCGGCTTTGCTATAATCGGTAAAGACCTGCTTTACCGCGAGTGCGACATTTTCGTAAACCGTCAGCCATGGCAGCAGTGAGTAGTTTTGAAACATGATCCCCAGACGTGGCGATGGCTCCTTGATCACCTTGCCACCGATGCGGATCTCACCTTTGTCCGGCTGTGTCAAACCAGCCAGCAGTGAAATGAGTGTCGACTTACCAGCGCCGGAAAATCCAACGATTGCGACAAATTCATTTTCCTCGACCGACAGATTCACATTTGTCAGCACCTCGGTGCGATTATTCGGCGGGCCGAATCCAATACTCGCGTTATCTATTTCTAAGTAAGACATTTTCTAAAATTAAGAATTAGGAATTGAGAATTAGGAAATGCACTAGAGTGATGTGCCGCCGTCGTCGAAGGAGACAAAGCGTTGCAGCACGATCATCATACGGTCCAAGAAGAACCCGATGATACCGACTACGAAGCAGGCGTAGATGATGTTGGCAAAGGAGAACGAAGAACCATTTTGATACTCATCCCATACGAACTTACCCAGGCCGTCCGAAGAGGACAGTGCTTCCGCCGCGATCAATACCATCCAGCCCACACCGAGCGAGATACGCAGACCAGCGAATACGAGCGGCATCGCAGAGGGAATGATGATCTTAGTCAAACGCTCCCAGAAGCTGAGCTTCAGCACACGTGCCACATTAATGTGGTCCTTGTCGATCGAAGCCACACCGAGCGCGGTATTAACGAGCGCCGGCCAGACCGCACACATTGCCACCGTGCAGCCGGAGAAGATCAATGCCGGATTGATTCCAAGCTCACTAATAATCGGCAAACTATTAAAGAAGAGGAAGAGTGGATGTGATTCTGGATCGAGGAAGAAAGCACCGATCACGATCTGGAAAATAAGCAACCACACCACAGGCGAGACGGGCTTAAAGATCGAAATGATCGGCGTCAAACAGGCCATCGCGATACGGCTAAGGCCACACAAGATACCGACTGGAATCGCAATCACCGCGGCGACGATGAACCCGACGAAAACTGTGAACAAACTACGCTTCACCTGTAGATAGACAGTCATCGCTTTCGCATACTGCTGACTCTCCAAGCGTTCAATCGAATCTTCAGCCCGCACCACCCGCTTCGCTTCAGACAACGCGGCTTTCGCACTAGTTGCTTCGGCAAGTTTCGCTTCGCTAGCGGCCAACTTCTCATTGGCTTCGGCAACCTTCATACTACGATTCGAACTAGTCAGCATATCGACACGCTTGTTCAAGAACTGCACCTCATCCGCAATCGCATTCACCGCTAAGCGTGCATCTTCTCTCGGCTTATATTTCTCACCTCGGATCACATCGATTTGATCTTTAAGAATTGTCTCCGCGGCACGGGTGGCATCCTTCGCAACAGACTCCGCACGAATCGCTGCGATCAACGCTTCAGACGATCCTGCGCCAGCTTCTATCTTTTCGGCTTCTGCCGCAATTAATGCCTTCTGTTCGGCCGC of Lentimonas sp. CC4 contains these proteins:
- a CDS encoding ABC transporter ATP-binding protein; the encoded protein is MSYLEIDNASIGFGPPNNRTEVLTNVNLSVEENEFVAIVGFSGAGKSTLISLLAGLTQPDKGEIRIGGKVIKEPSPRLGIMFQNYSLLPWLTVYENVALAVKQVFTDYSKAELREHVEKYVAMVSLTPALDKKPSELSGGMRQRASLARTLAMKPEVLLLDEPLSALDALTRAVIQDEIIRIWEDDKRTIVMITNDVDEAVLMADRIVPLTMGPSATLDTPFPVNLERPRNRTTLNTNPEFRRLRNDISKYMVNLNEESKSLSDSDDVVDLPDVMPIDFSVYPLQPAKGRRRSALAKVAKIIDRETTFFK
- a CDS encoding ABC transporter permease, translating into MAEKTSDKIKYRILRFLDVTGFAVFDPIVRLCFGEEPKKQVEAIMKFIVVPIFFICFCVWIWWTVAPQHKTKSGEVPTPDIVMDSAAINHQFAYREDTKESDFLLVGEERESTLAAVQEKIEADMIILSKREEELAKHEAAYTAQLEKRLAPLQSELDALKEKSRASAAEQKALIAAEAEKIEAGAGSSEALIAAIRAESVAKDATRAAETILKDQIDVIRGEKYKPREDARLAVNAIADEVQFLNKRVDMLTSSNRSMKVAEANEKLAASEAKLAEATSAKAALSEAKRVVRAEDSIERLESQQYAKAMTVYLQVKRSLFTVFVGFIVAAVIAIPVGILCGLSRIAMACLTPIISIFKPVSPVVWLLIFQIVIGAFFLDPESHPLFLFFNSLPIISELGINPALIFSGCTVAMCAVWPALVNTALGVASIDKDHINVARVLKLSFWERLTKIIIPSAMPLVFAGLRISLGVGWMVLIAAEALSSSDGLGKFVWDEYQNGSSFSFANIIYACFVVGIIGFFLDRMMIVLQRFVSFDDGGTSL